A stretch of Vigna angularis cultivar LongXiaoDou No.4 chromosome 4, ASM1680809v1, whole genome shotgun sequence DNA encodes these proteins:
- the LOC108331564 gene encoding ubiquitin carboxyl-terminal hydrolase 17 isoform X2, protein MRVTGDLGFSSLVLLVVCLVVPVIGLVISRRWQVSEDKKEEIRRLLVLAVEETARAEKEAYGTAVTAPPSNQCAVCYFPATARCAQCKSVRYCSFQCQTVHWRQGHKLECSPSSTSHRSYDVTSDLGSKVVKQGYSGIYDEKSESERTECKSSFEKSSISDSCFSPKVSSWKDEKLRFESLAEGNITDSNWELSSNSFSGFSASIGSSDSSDDSSVCESVISNEHDRSEGHIFVDSTFDIGDKTTDNSEGVTMSSSPKFAALVDSVDDFSTMHKLNHIGPGFSKEESMFGSNGNSGSNVYKGKTIDPSEVFSGFWDKTLDGTKDDSKNDTHTSYSDESTGKRTVSESSFHFSFSTIPPAHVRDTSTIPPAHIRDTRTKGSESDNAFPNCIGSENDNMNSSKERNFSFSNSKASNIRSYVTLSGSESDHLESKDSSRPPLSSFSHQSSCVGKGSVCADALNIHNLQATGTEVTNHVVENRHSTVRSTGIGCLKHNHADSSLASETKENSHASTKHRNNDDEYDTRPVTSSHVASCSANSGSGIKTSVLKVVDQFRGSNMSKHFPFSVGSEVFFSYEMFVKLYNSNKVELCPFGLINCGNSCYANAILQCLAFTPPLTAYLLQGLHSKSCAHKKWCFTCEFERLILKSKDTKSSVSPMSIISHLQNIGSQLSNGREEDAHEFLRHVIDTMQSVCLMEAGVNASGSLEEDTTLMGLTFGGYLRSKIKCMKCGGKSERQERMMDLTVEIEGDITTLVEALQRFTSTETLDGENKYHCVRCKSYEKAKKKLTVSEAPNVLTVALKRFQSGKFGKLNKPIQFPEILNLAPFMSGTSDKSPIYRLYGVVVHLDTMNAAFSGHYVCYVKNIQNRWFKVDDSVVTAVELERVLTVGAYMLLYARCSPRAPRLIRNRILSSDSKCKVSGKTFATKARYISTNSGVPEHVNSSISPDGSPALESFYSKFHHLKKILEEDSSSDNSSLISSNSDEGSCSTDSTCDSASTDDFTDYLFGDSGNGWSSVWRNSDSDTSSSSSSSPLNCRHSPLSDMDRYDSVSPAASGLCISIGSSVEKDNHVYRNGAVNVEKRGVGVSCLHSNTTSQHRGLGSGRISSKISSSRETDSFVKVGSNLCNDTECGVLRRKSIERIKI, encoded by the exons ATGCGTGTCACCGGGGATCTAGGGTTTTCGAGCCTGGTCCTTTTGGTGGTTTGTCTGGTGGTGCCGGTGATCGGCCTCGTAATTAGCCGTAGATGGCAGGTTTCGGAGGATAAGAAAGAGGAGATCAGGAGACTTTTGGTTTTGGCAGTGGAGGAAACTGCCAGGGCCGAGAAAGAAGCATACGGCACGGCTGTTACTGCTCCTCCAAGCAATCAATGCGCCGTGTGCTATTTTCCCGCCACCGCGCGCTGCGCTCAGTGCAAATCGGTTCGTTACTG TTCTTTTCAGTGCCAAACTGTTCATTGGCGGCAAGGTCACAAGTTAGAATGCAGTCCTTCCAGCACAAGCCACCGGAGTTATGATGTAACAAGTGATCTTGGCAGCAAGGTGGTAAAACAAGGCTACTCTGGAATATATGATGAGAAGTCAGAAAGTGAGAGAACAGAATGTAAATCATCTTTTGAAAAGTCTTCAATTTCTGATAGCTGCTTTTCTCCAAAAGTTTCATCTTGGAAGGATGAAAAACTCAGATTTGAGTCCCTTGCAGAGGGGAATATAACAGATTCTAATTGGGAATTGTCCAGTAATTCATTTTCTGGATTCTCAGCTTCCATAGGCTCCAGTGATTCATCTGATGATTCCTCTGTCTGTGAGAGTGTCATTTCTAATGAGCATGACAGATCGGAGGGACATATTTTTGTTGATTCCACCTTTGACATTGGTGACAAAACTACTGACAATAGTGAGGGGGTAACCATGTCATCTTCACCTAAGTTTGCTGCTTTGGTTGATTCAGTGGATGATTTTTCTACAATgcataaattaaatcatatcGGACCTGGTTTTAGTAAAGAAGAGAGTATGTTTGGATCAAATGGTAATTCAGGTTCAAATGTCTATAAGGGGAAAACAATTGATCCTTCTGAAGTGTTTTCTGGATTCTGGGATAAAACACTTGATGGGACTAAAGATGATTCTAAGAATGATACTCATACATCTTATTCTGATGAATCGACAGGTAAAAGGACTGTTTCTGAATCTTCCTTTCACTTTTCATTCAGTACCATTCCTCCTGCACACGTACGAGATACCAGTACCATTCCTCCTGCACACATACGAGATACCAGGACCAAGGGTTCTGAATCTGATAATGCATTTCCAAATTGTATTGGGTCCGAGAATGACAACATGAACTCTTCAAAGGAGAGGAATTTCTCATTCTCCAACAGCAAAGCTTCCAATATTAGGAGTTATGTTACTCTAAGTGGTTCTGAATCTGATCATTTGGAATCTAAAGACAGCTCCAGACCACCTTTATCATCTTTCTCCCATCAATCCTCCTGTGTTGGCAAAGGTTCAGTTTGTGCAGATGCTTTAAACATCCATAACTTGCAAGCAACTGGCACTGAGGTAACAAATCATGTTGTGGAAAACCGCCACAGCACCGTCAGGTCCACTGGGATTGGATGCCTGAAGCATAACCATGCTGATTCTAGTTTAGCTTctgaaactaaagaaaattcTCATGCCAGTACAAAACACAGGAATAATGATGATGAATATGACACCCGGCCTGTCACTTCCTCTCATGTTGCTAGCTGTTCTGCAAATTCTGGAAGTGGTATAAAAACTTCTGTTTTGAAAGTTGTTGATCAGTTTAGAGGATCAAATATGTCAAAGCACTTTCCATTCTCTGTTGGGAGTGAG gtttttttttcttatgaaatGTTTGTCAAGCTTTATAACTCAAACAAGGTGGAGTTATGCCCATTTGGCCTTATAAATTGTGGAAACAG TTGTTATGCTAATGCTATACTTCAGTGCTTGGCATTTACACCGCCTCTGACTGCTTATTTGCTTCAAGGATTACATTCTAAATCAT GTGCACATAAAAAATGGTGTTTCACCTGTGAATTTGAAAGATTGATTTTGAAGTCAAAGGACACAAAATCTTCCGTGTCTCCTATGAGCATAATCTCTCATTTACAGAATATTGGAAGTCAGCTTAGTAATGGGAGAGAAGAAGATGCACATGAATTTCTTAG GCATGTTATTGACACAATGCAATCTGTTTGCCTTATGGAAGCTGGGGTTAATGCATCAGGCTCCTTAGAAGAGGACACTACTTTAATGGGTCTAACATTTGGTGGTTACCTTCGATCAAag ATAAAATGCATGAAATGTGGAGGGAAGTCTGAGCGTCAAGAAAGGATGATGGATCTGACTGTTGAGATAGAAGGGGATATAACAACCCTGGTGGAGGCTCTTCAACGATTTACAAGCACTGAGACTCTGGATGGGGAAAACAAGTACCACTGTGTCAG ATGTAAATCTTATGAGAAGGCCAAGAAGAAGCTGACAGTTTCAGAGGCACCCAATGTTCTTACTGTTGCATTAAAGAGATTTCAG TCTGGGAAATTTGGGAAGCTCAACAAACCTATTCAATTTCCTGAAATACTTAACTTGGCGCCTTTCATGAGTGGGACTAGTGATAAATCACCCATATACAGATTGTATGGGGTAGTTGTCCACTTAGATACCATGAATGCTGCCTTTTCGGGTCATTACGTGTGCTATGTGAAGAATATACAAAACAGGTGGTTCAAGGTTGATGACAGTGTG GTGACTGCTGTTGAATTGGAGAGAGTCTTGACTGTAGgagcatacatgcttttatatGCAAG GTGCTCGCCTAGGGCTCCAAGATTAATCAGGAACAGAATACTATCCTCGGATTCAAAATGTAAAGTCAGCGGAAAGACTTTTGCAACGAAAGCAAGATATATATCTACAAATTCTGGTGTTCCTGAACATGTCAACAGTTCCATCTCTCCGGATGGCTCACCTGCATTGGAGTCTTTCTATTCAAAGTTTCACCACCTGAAAAAGATTTTAGAGGAAGACTCGTCCAGTGATAATTCATCCCTCATTAGCAGCAATTCTGATGAAGGTTCTTGCAGTACTGATAGCACCTGTGATTCAGCCAGTACAGATGACTTCACAGATTATCTTTTTGGTGATTCGGGAAATGGGTGGAGTAGTGTGTGGAGGAATTCTGATTCTGACACGTCCTCGTCCTCCTCATCTTCCCCCTTAAACTGTCGACATTCCCCACTCTCTGATATGGACAGATACGATTCAGTTTCTCCTGCTGCATCTGGTTTGTGCATTTCCATAGGTTCAAGTGTGGAGAAAGACAATCATGTATACAGAAATGGAGCAGTGAATGTTGAAAAGAGAGGGGTGGGTGTTTCTTGTTTGCATTCTAACACAACTTCACAGCATAGAGGGTTAGGTAGTGGTAGGATTAGTAGCAAGATTAGTAGTAGTAGGGAGACTGACTCTTTTGTGAAAGTAGGATCTAACCTTTGTAATGATACAGAATGTGGTGTATTACGTAGAAAAAGTATAGAACGgattaaaatttag
- the LOC108331564 gene encoding ubiquitin carboxyl-terminal hydrolase 17 isoform X1, producing the protein MRVTGDLGFSSLVLLVVCLVVPVIGLVISRRWQVSEDKKEEIRRLLVLAVEETARAEKEAYGTAVTAPPSNQCAVCYFPATARCAQCKSVRYCSFQCQTVHWRQGHKLECSPSSTSHRSYDVTSDLGSKVVKQGYSGIYDEKSESERTECKSSFEKSSISDSCFSPKVSSWKDEKLRFESLAEGNITDSNWELSSNSFSGFSASIGSSDSSDDSSVCESVISNEHDRSEGHIFVDSTFDIGDKTTDNSEGVTMSSSPKFAALVDSVDDFSTMHKLNHIGPGFSKEESMFGSNGNSGSNVYKGKTIDPSEVFSGFWDKTLDGTKDDSKNDTHTSYSDESTGKRTVSESSFHFSFSTIPPAHVRDTSTIPPAHIRDTRTKGSESDNAFPNCIGSENDNMNSSKERNFSFSNSKASNIRSYVTLSGSESDHLESKDSSRPPLSSFSHQSSCVGKGSVCADALNIHNLQATGTEVTNHVVENRHSTVRSTGIGCLKHNHADSSLASETKENSHASTKHRNNDDEYDTRPVTSSHVASCSANSGSGIKTSVLKVVDQFRGSNMSKHFPFSVGSEVGERHNDKVFFSYEMFVKLYNSNKVELCPFGLINCGNSCYANAILQCLAFTPPLTAYLLQGLHSKSCAHKKWCFTCEFERLILKSKDTKSSVSPMSIISHLQNIGSQLSNGREEDAHEFLRHVIDTMQSVCLMEAGVNASGSLEEDTTLMGLTFGGYLRSKIKCMKCGGKSERQERMMDLTVEIEGDITTLVEALQRFTSTETLDGENKYHCVRCKSYEKAKKKLTVSEAPNVLTVALKRFQSGKFGKLNKPIQFPEILNLAPFMSGTSDKSPIYRLYGVVVHLDTMNAAFSGHYVCYVKNIQNRWFKVDDSVVTAVELERVLTVGAYMLLYARCSPRAPRLIRNRILSSDSKCKVSGKTFATKARYISTNSGVPEHVNSSISPDGSPALESFYSKFHHLKKILEEDSSSDNSSLISSNSDEGSCSTDSTCDSASTDDFTDYLFGDSGNGWSSVWRNSDSDTSSSSSSSPLNCRHSPLSDMDRYDSVSPAASGLCISIGSSVEKDNHVYRNGAVNVEKRGVGVSCLHSNTTSQHRGLGSGRISSKISSSRETDSFVKVGSNLCNDTECGVLRRKSIERIKI; encoded by the exons ATGCGTGTCACCGGGGATCTAGGGTTTTCGAGCCTGGTCCTTTTGGTGGTTTGTCTGGTGGTGCCGGTGATCGGCCTCGTAATTAGCCGTAGATGGCAGGTTTCGGAGGATAAGAAAGAGGAGATCAGGAGACTTTTGGTTTTGGCAGTGGAGGAAACTGCCAGGGCCGAGAAAGAAGCATACGGCACGGCTGTTACTGCTCCTCCAAGCAATCAATGCGCCGTGTGCTATTTTCCCGCCACCGCGCGCTGCGCTCAGTGCAAATCGGTTCGTTACTG TTCTTTTCAGTGCCAAACTGTTCATTGGCGGCAAGGTCACAAGTTAGAATGCAGTCCTTCCAGCACAAGCCACCGGAGTTATGATGTAACAAGTGATCTTGGCAGCAAGGTGGTAAAACAAGGCTACTCTGGAATATATGATGAGAAGTCAGAAAGTGAGAGAACAGAATGTAAATCATCTTTTGAAAAGTCTTCAATTTCTGATAGCTGCTTTTCTCCAAAAGTTTCATCTTGGAAGGATGAAAAACTCAGATTTGAGTCCCTTGCAGAGGGGAATATAACAGATTCTAATTGGGAATTGTCCAGTAATTCATTTTCTGGATTCTCAGCTTCCATAGGCTCCAGTGATTCATCTGATGATTCCTCTGTCTGTGAGAGTGTCATTTCTAATGAGCATGACAGATCGGAGGGACATATTTTTGTTGATTCCACCTTTGACATTGGTGACAAAACTACTGACAATAGTGAGGGGGTAACCATGTCATCTTCACCTAAGTTTGCTGCTTTGGTTGATTCAGTGGATGATTTTTCTACAATgcataaattaaatcatatcGGACCTGGTTTTAGTAAAGAAGAGAGTATGTTTGGATCAAATGGTAATTCAGGTTCAAATGTCTATAAGGGGAAAACAATTGATCCTTCTGAAGTGTTTTCTGGATTCTGGGATAAAACACTTGATGGGACTAAAGATGATTCTAAGAATGATACTCATACATCTTATTCTGATGAATCGACAGGTAAAAGGACTGTTTCTGAATCTTCCTTTCACTTTTCATTCAGTACCATTCCTCCTGCACACGTACGAGATACCAGTACCATTCCTCCTGCACACATACGAGATACCAGGACCAAGGGTTCTGAATCTGATAATGCATTTCCAAATTGTATTGGGTCCGAGAATGACAACATGAACTCTTCAAAGGAGAGGAATTTCTCATTCTCCAACAGCAAAGCTTCCAATATTAGGAGTTATGTTACTCTAAGTGGTTCTGAATCTGATCATTTGGAATCTAAAGACAGCTCCAGACCACCTTTATCATCTTTCTCCCATCAATCCTCCTGTGTTGGCAAAGGTTCAGTTTGTGCAGATGCTTTAAACATCCATAACTTGCAAGCAACTGGCACTGAGGTAACAAATCATGTTGTGGAAAACCGCCACAGCACCGTCAGGTCCACTGGGATTGGATGCCTGAAGCATAACCATGCTGATTCTAGTTTAGCTTctgaaactaaagaaaattcTCATGCCAGTACAAAACACAGGAATAATGATGATGAATATGACACCCGGCCTGTCACTTCCTCTCATGTTGCTAGCTGTTCTGCAAATTCTGGAAGTGGTATAAAAACTTCTGTTTTGAAAGTTGTTGATCAGTTTAGAGGATCAAATATGTCAAAGCACTTTCCATTCTCTGTTGGGAGTGAGGTTGGTGAAAGACACAATGACAAG gtttttttttcttatgaaatGTTTGTCAAGCTTTATAACTCAAACAAGGTGGAGTTATGCCCATTTGGCCTTATAAATTGTGGAAACAG TTGTTATGCTAATGCTATACTTCAGTGCTTGGCATTTACACCGCCTCTGACTGCTTATTTGCTTCAAGGATTACATTCTAAATCAT GTGCACATAAAAAATGGTGTTTCACCTGTGAATTTGAAAGATTGATTTTGAAGTCAAAGGACACAAAATCTTCCGTGTCTCCTATGAGCATAATCTCTCATTTACAGAATATTGGAAGTCAGCTTAGTAATGGGAGAGAAGAAGATGCACATGAATTTCTTAG GCATGTTATTGACACAATGCAATCTGTTTGCCTTATGGAAGCTGGGGTTAATGCATCAGGCTCCTTAGAAGAGGACACTACTTTAATGGGTCTAACATTTGGTGGTTACCTTCGATCAAag ATAAAATGCATGAAATGTGGAGGGAAGTCTGAGCGTCAAGAAAGGATGATGGATCTGACTGTTGAGATAGAAGGGGATATAACAACCCTGGTGGAGGCTCTTCAACGATTTACAAGCACTGAGACTCTGGATGGGGAAAACAAGTACCACTGTGTCAG ATGTAAATCTTATGAGAAGGCCAAGAAGAAGCTGACAGTTTCAGAGGCACCCAATGTTCTTACTGTTGCATTAAAGAGATTTCAG TCTGGGAAATTTGGGAAGCTCAACAAACCTATTCAATTTCCTGAAATACTTAACTTGGCGCCTTTCATGAGTGGGACTAGTGATAAATCACCCATATACAGATTGTATGGGGTAGTTGTCCACTTAGATACCATGAATGCTGCCTTTTCGGGTCATTACGTGTGCTATGTGAAGAATATACAAAACAGGTGGTTCAAGGTTGATGACAGTGTG GTGACTGCTGTTGAATTGGAGAGAGTCTTGACTGTAGgagcatacatgcttttatatGCAAG GTGCTCGCCTAGGGCTCCAAGATTAATCAGGAACAGAATACTATCCTCGGATTCAAAATGTAAAGTCAGCGGAAAGACTTTTGCAACGAAAGCAAGATATATATCTACAAATTCTGGTGTTCCTGAACATGTCAACAGTTCCATCTCTCCGGATGGCTCACCTGCATTGGAGTCTTTCTATTCAAAGTTTCACCACCTGAAAAAGATTTTAGAGGAAGACTCGTCCAGTGATAATTCATCCCTCATTAGCAGCAATTCTGATGAAGGTTCTTGCAGTACTGATAGCACCTGTGATTCAGCCAGTACAGATGACTTCACAGATTATCTTTTTGGTGATTCGGGAAATGGGTGGAGTAGTGTGTGGAGGAATTCTGATTCTGACACGTCCTCGTCCTCCTCATCTTCCCCCTTAAACTGTCGACATTCCCCACTCTCTGATATGGACAGATACGATTCAGTTTCTCCTGCTGCATCTGGTTTGTGCATTTCCATAGGTTCAAGTGTGGAGAAAGACAATCATGTATACAGAAATGGAGCAGTGAATGTTGAAAAGAGAGGGGTGGGTGTTTCTTGTTTGCATTCTAACACAACTTCACAGCATAGAGGGTTAGGTAGTGGTAGGATTAGTAGCAAGATTAGTAGTAGTAGGGAGACTGACTCTTTTGTGAAAGTAGGATCTAACCTTTGTAATGATACAGAATGTGGTGTATTACGTAGAAAAAGTATAGAACGgattaaaatttag
- the LOC128196276 gene encoding cytochrome P450 90A1-like, which produces MHYQKNHHKNRWKFRLPPGSYGLLFIGKTLQLISAYKSVNPELFMDEHVRRYGSIFMTHVFGETTVFSADPELNLFILQNEGKLLDCSYLGSISNLLGKHSLLLMKGTLHKRMHSLTMSFANSSSSRITFSTTSTASSKQSTSQ; this is translated from the coding sequence ATGCATTACCaaaaaaatcatcataaaaACCGGTGGAAGTTTCGGCTGCCGCCGGGGAGCTACGGCCTGCTGTTCATCGGCAAGACGCTACAGCTGATATCTGCTTACAAGAGTGTCAATCCGGAGTTGTTCATGGACGAGCACGTGAGGCGCTACGGGTCGATCTTCATGACACACGTATTCGGCGAGACGACGGTGTTCTCGGCGGACCCGGAGCTGAACCTGTTCATTCTGCAGAACGAAGGGAAGCTGTTGGATTGCAGTTACCTCGGTTCCATATCGAACCTGCTCGGAAAACACTCTCTTCTCTTGATGAAAGGCACTCTGCACAAGAGAATGCACTCGCTCACCATGAGCTTCGCCAACTCCTCATCATCAAGGATCACCTTCTCCACGACATCGACCGCTTCATCCAAACAATCCACGTCTCAATAG